From Streptomyces sp. NBC_01754, a single genomic window includes:
- a CDS encoding cold-shock protein produces MATGTVKWFNSEKGFGFIEQDGGGADVFAHYSNIATSGFRELQEGQKVSFDVTQGQKGPQAENIVPA; encoded by the coding sequence ATGGCTACTGGAACCGTGAAGTGGTTCAACTCGGAAAAGGGCTTCGGCTTCATCGAGCAGGACGGCGGCGGCGCCGACGTCTTCGCCCACTACTCCAACATCGCCACCTCGGGCTTCCGTGAGCTCCAGGAGGGCCAGAAGGTCTCCTTCGACGTCACGCAGGGCCAGAAGGGCCCGCAGGCGGAGAACATCGTCCCGGCCTGA
- a CDS encoding pyridoxamine 5'-phosphate oxidase family protein gives MTTRSWKDFHTEQPAFADTVRERFQQYRHHVLATLRKDGSPRVTGLEAAFGRGQLWLGMMPNSRKALDLRRDPRFALHANPGARAEMADGDVRVSGRAVEVDDPAVLARFIQDTSPPEPFLLFRAEPDEVVRTGLDGEEIVIQVWRPGRPLRTLRRTGDDTPPREV, from the coding sequence ATGACAACGCGTTCGTGGAAAGACTTCCACACCGAGCAGCCGGCCTTCGCCGACACCGTCCGCGAGCGGTTCCAGCAGTACCGCCACCACGTCCTGGCGACCCTGCGCAAGGACGGATCACCCCGGGTCACCGGCCTGGAGGCGGCGTTCGGGCGGGGCCAGCTGTGGCTCGGCATGATGCCGAACTCCCGCAAGGCCCTGGACCTCCGGCGCGATCCGCGCTTCGCCCTCCACGCCAACCCCGGGGCCCGCGCGGAGATGGCCGACGGGGACGTCCGGGTGTCCGGCCGGGCCGTCGAGGTGGACGACCCCGCTGTGCTGGCCCGCTTCATCCAGGACACGTCACCGCCGGAGCCCTTCCTGCTCTTCCGGGCCGAGCCCGACGAAGTGGTCCGCACCGGACTCGACGGCGAGGAGATCGTCATCCAGGTGTGGCGCCCCGGCCGCCCGCTGCGCACCCTGCGCAGGACGGGGGACGACACGCCGCCGCGTGAGGTGTGA